One window of Alteriqipengyuania lutimaris genomic DNA carries:
- the uvrB gene encoding excinuclease ABC subunit UvrB, with product MAELVIRRGLDEPDTTGDFTPHKPARPEKSMPGKRFELVSDYEPAGDQPTAIEELVREAEGGEKTQVLLGVTGSGKTFTMAKVIEELQRPALILAPNKILAAQLYGEFKSFFPNNAVEYFVSYYDYYQPEAYVPRSDTYIEKESSVNEAIDRMRHSATRALLERDDVIIVASVSCLYGIGSVETYSAMIFDIKTGESVDQRELIRKLVALQYKRNDVAFARGNFRVRGDNLELFPSHLEDTAWRISFFGDDIEEIVEFDPLTGKPGTKLDKVRVYANSHYVTPGPTMKQAAEAIKFELAERLKELEAEGKLLEHQRLEQRTNFDLEMIAATGSCNGIENYSRFLTGRLPGEPPPTLFEYLPENALLFVDESHQTVPQIGAMARGDHRRKITLAEYGFRLPSCIDNRPLRFNEWDAMRPQTFAVSATPGGWEMEQTGGVFAEQVIRPTGLIDPPVEIRPVEDQVQDCIEECKATAAKGYRTLVTTLTKRMAEDLTEFMHEAGVKVRYMHSDVETLERIELIRDLRLGVYDVLVGINLLREGLDIPECGLVAILDADKEGFLRSETSLIQTIGRAARNVDGRVILYADRITGSMERAMAETDRRREKQRAYNEEHGITPTTIRRAIADITAHATKGEDGEPEDEAMPLVGHNLRAYIEDLEKKMREAAANLEFEEAGRIRDEIRSLEADELGLPEGEQKAARVGRSNEGKPGTRKLRYGRTQKKWGK from the coding sequence ATGGCCGAACTCGTAATCCGCAGAGGGCTCGACGAGCCCGACACAACCGGCGACTTCACGCCGCACAAGCCCGCGCGCCCCGAAAAGTCGATGCCGGGCAAGCGCTTCGAACTCGTCAGCGACTACGAGCCGGCAGGCGACCAGCCGACCGCGATCGAGGAACTGGTGCGTGAGGCCGAGGGCGGCGAGAAGACGCAGGTGCTGCTCGGCGTCACCGGCAGCGGCAAGACCTTCACCATGGCCAAGGTGATCGAGGAACTGCAGCGGCCCGCGCTGATCCTCGCGCCCAACAAGATCCTCGCCGCACAGCTCTATGGCGAGTTCAAGAGCTTCTTCCCCAACAACGCGGTCGAGTATTTCGTCAGCTATTACGACTACTACCAGCCCGAAGCCTACGTGCCCCGGTCGGACACCTACATCGAGAAGGAAAGCTCGGTGAACGAGGCGATCGACCGGATGCGCCATTCGGCCACCCGCGCGCTGCTCGAACGCGACGACGTTATCATCGTCGCTTCGGTCAGCTGCCTTTACGGTATCGGCTCGGTCGAGACCTATTCGGCGATGATCTTCGACATCAAGACCGGCGAGAGCGTCGACCAGCGCGAGCTGATCCGCAAGCTCGTCGCGCTGCAATACAAGCGCAACGATGTCGCCTTCGCGCGCGGCAATTTCCGCGTGCGCGGCGACAATCTCGAGCTCTTCCCGAGCCACCTCGAAGACACCGCCTGGCGGATTTCGTTCTTCGGTGACGACATCGAGGAAATCGTCGAATTCGATCCGCTGACCGGCAAGCCCGGCACCAAGCTGGACAAGGTGCGGGTCTATGCGAACTCGCACTACGTCACGCCCGGGCCGACGATGAAACAGGCCGCCGAAGCCATCAAGTTCGAGCTGGCCGAACGGCTCAAGGAGCTGGAGGCGGAAGGCAAGCTGCTCGAACACCAGCGGCTGGAGCAACGCACCAATTTCGACCTCGAGATGATCGCCGCGACCGGCAGCTGCAACGGGATCGAGAACTACTCGCGCTTCCTCACCGGCCGCCTGCCCGGCGAGCCGCCGCCCACGCTCTTCGAATACCTGCCCGAAAACGCGCTGCTGTTCGTCGACGAGTCCCACCAGACCGTGCCGCAGATCGGCGCGATGGCGCGTGGGGACCACCGCCGCAAGATCACGCTGGCCGAATACGGCTTCCGCCTGCCCAGCTGCATCGACAATCGGCCGCTGCGGTTCAACGAGTGGGACGCGATGCGCCCGCAGACCTTCGCCGTCTCCGCAACTCCGGGCGGATGGGAGATGGAGCAGACCGGCGGCGTCTTCGCCGAACAGGTCATCCGCCCCACCGGGCTGATCGACCCGCCGGTCGAGATCCGACCGGTCGAGGACCAGGTCCAGGACTGTATCGAGGAGTGCAAGGCGACCGCCGCCAAGGGCTACCGCACGCTCGTCACCACGCTGACCAAGCGGATGGCCGAAGACCTGACCGAGTTCATGCACGAAGCGGGCGTGAAGGTCCGCTACATGCACTCCGACGTCGAGACGCTGGAGCGTATCGAGCTGATCCGCGACCTGCGGCTGGGCGTCTACGACGTGCTGGTGGGGATCAACCTGCTGCGCGAAGGCCTCGACATTCCCGAATGCGGGCTGGTCGCCATCCTCGATGCGGACAAGGAAGGCTTCCTGCGCTCCGAAACCTCGCTGATCCAGACCATCGGCCGCGCCGCGCGCAACGTCGATGGCCGCGTGATCCTCTACGCCGACCGCATCACGGGCAGCATGGAACGCGCCATGGCCGAGACCGACCGGCGGCGGGAGAAGCAGCGCGCGTATAACGAGGAACACGGGATCACCCCGACCACCATCCGCCGCGCCATCGCCGACATCACCGCCCACGCGACCAAGGGCGAGGATGGCGAACCCGAGGACGAGGCGATGCCGCTCGTCGGCCACAACCTGCGCGCCTACATCGAGGACCTCGAAAAGAAGATGCGCGAAGCCGCCGCGAACCTCGAGTTCGAAGAGGCAGGGCGTATCCGCGACGAGATCCGTTCGCTGGAGGCCGACGAGCTTGGGTTGCCGGAGGGAGAGCAGAAGGCTGCGCGCGTGGGGCGGAGTAACGAGGGCAAGCCGGGGACGCGCAAACTGCGATACGGGCGGACGCAGAAAAAGTGGGGCAAGTGA
- a CDS encoding DUF3617 domain-containing protein, with product MRTMLFITTAAFALAACSDGGADADKDGTITGEEMAAEASSGESIRMRAGEWENTIEVTEFDIPGVPENMKDMIAGQMGQSITSTSCITAEEADQPDASFFGGERNDDCKYEEFDRTANKLTLRMTCATGDGGTAKVAMDGEFGEDSFTLSMDNTVSGTPGGDVTMKGTVSGRRIGDCPG from the coding sequence ATGCGAACCATGCTTTTCATCACCACGGCGGCATTCGCGCTGGCCGCGTGCAGCGATGGCGGTGCCGACGCCGACAAGGACGGCACGATCACCGGCGAAGAAATGGCGGCCGAGGCATCCTCGGGCGAGAGCATCAGGATGCGTGCGGGCGAATGGGAGAATACCATCGAGGTCACCGAATTCGATATTCCCGGCGTCCCCGAGAACATGAAGGACATGATTGCAGGGCAGATGGGCCAGTCGATCACCAGCACCTCGTGCATCACGGCGGAGGAGGCGGACCAGCCCGATGCGAGCTTCTTCGGCGGCGAGCGGAACGACGATTGCAAGTACGAGGAATTCGACCGAACGGCCAACAAGCTGACGCTGCGGATGACCTGCGCGACCGGGGATGGCGGCACCGCCAAGGTGGCGATGGATGGCGAATTCGGCGAGGACAGCTTTACGCTGAGCATGGACAACACGGTTTCGGGGACCCCCGGCGGCGATGTGACCATGAAGGGCACCGTTTCGGGCCGCCGCATCGGCGATTGCCCCGGCTGA
- a CDS encoding DUF3617 family protein, with the protein MRIASLGGLALCLIPLLSGCGETPYAPEVGEDAPLEGDIRLQPGLYRMQITIGGPQGGPTGSQFADDTTCLTAEDVAGGNRDMLLAMQGRGSCRFETYNLDGETLDAVMVCAGDGFQPETTARISGTVTPTATDLTMSVEGFGEGAGGVEMQVASERIGDCPADAE; encoded by the coding sequence ATGCGTATCGCATCGCTGGGCGGACTGGCCCTGTGCTTGATCCCGCTCCTTTCGGGCTGCGGTGAGACGCCGTACGCTCCCGAGGTCGGGGAGGACGCGCCGCTGGAGGGCGACATCCGGTTGCAGCCTGGCCTCTACCGGATGCAGATCACCATCGGCGGCCCGCAAGGCGGCCCGACAGGCAGCCAGTTCGCCGACGATACGACCTGCCTCACTGCCGAAGACGTCGCGGGCGGGAATCGGGACATGCTGCTTGCCATGCAGGGGCGCGGTTCCTGCCGCTTCGAGACCTATAATCTCGACGGGGAGACGCTCGACGCGGTGATGGTCTGCGCGGGCGACGGCTTCCAGCCGGAGACGACGGCGCGGATTTCCGGCACGGTCACCCCGACGGCGACCGACCTGACGATGAGCGTGGAGGGCTTCGGCGAGGGCGCCGGGGGTGTCGAGATGCAGGTCGCGAGCGAGCGGATCGGCGATTGTCCCGCGGACGCGGAATGA
- a CDS encoding esterase/lipase family protein: MPGFTALADSEWARRLELAREPDPDGARSPRLWYLIRELGYLLEPLRRLYRSLFKPFRLAQAARPRMVMILPGFGTNPIKMRYFARRLEDAGHTVKRWGCGYNWGFSDELFGQLEERLLDLHSRAGEPVVLVGWSLGGLYARELAKRQPDAVAKVISMGSPFSGSPRANNVWRIYQMVAGHRIADVKLAGQLSSKPPVETVALWSPRDGAIDPRSAAGYPGERDRAVALRCSHMGFSYAPEAIRAVAREIDRAATV, from the coding sequence GTGCCTGGCTTCACTGCGCTCGCCGACAGCGAATGGGCGCGTCGGCTCGAGCTCGCGCGCGAACCCGATCCCGACGGTGCGCGCAGCCCCCGGCTCTGGTACCTGATCCGCGAACTCGGCTACCTTCTCGAACCCTTGCGGCGGCTGTACCGCAGTCTGTTCAAGCCTTTCCGCCTCGCACAGGCCGCACGCCCCCGGATGGTGATGATCCTGCCCGGCTTCGGCACCAATCCGATCAAGATGCGCTACTTCGCCCGCCGGCTCGAAGATGCGGGACACACTGTCAAGCGCTGGGGCTGCGGCTATAACTGGGGCTTTTCGGACGAACTGTTCGGCCAGCTGGAAGAGCGTCTGCTCGACCTGCACTCACGAGCCGGTGAACCCGTGGTGCTGGTGGGATGGAGCCTCGGCGGGCTCTACGCACGGGAACTTGCCAAGCGGCAGCCGGACGCCGTCGCCAAGGTGATTTCGATGGGCTCGCCCTTTTCCGGGTCCCCGCGCGCCAACAATGTGTGGCGGATCTATCAGATGGTCGCCGGTCACCGGATCGCCGATGTGAAGCTCGCCGGTCAGCTTTCGAGCAAGCCCCCGGTCGAGACGGTGGCGCTCTGGAGCCCGCGCGACGGTGCGATCGACCCGCGCTCCGCCGCAGGCTATCCGGGCGAGCGTGACCGGGCCGTGGCGCTGCGATGCAGCCACATGGGCTTTTCCTATGCGCCCGAGGCGATCCGCGCGGTGGCGCGGGAAATCGATCGGGCCGCCACCGTCTGA
- a CDS encoding extensin-like domain-containing protein, producing MRVLRPLLPAVCLVALSGCQLLPSGDSGDNRRIPPTINRGSGPAPSVPGQQCLARLSATGATYSPLPNRFDAPGCTQIDSVTLSGLQGDVGSFATDNLGPVTCETASTFAGWTRYGVDRAARAYLGSTLARIETYGSYSCRNVAGSTRRSAHARAEAIDVAAFVLADGRRIVVDGDWSGGTADEREFLRVVRDSACKRFGTVLSPDYDAAHADHLHLEVGGGSFCR from the coding sequence ATGCGTGTCCTTCGCCCCCTCCTGCCCGCTGTGTGCCTCGTCGCGCTGTCGGGCTGCCAGCTGCTTCCCTCGGGCGATAGCGGCGACAATCGGCGCATCCCGCCGACGATCAATCGCGGGTCGGGGCCGGCTCCCAGCGTTCCGGGCCAGCAATGCCTCGCGCGGCTGAGCGCCACCGGGGCGACCTACTCACCGCTGCCCAACCGCTTCGACGCGCCGGGTTGCACGCAGATCGATTCGGTCACGCTGAGCGGGCTGCAGGGAGATGTCGGCAGCTTTGCCACCGACAACCTCGGCCCGGTTACCTGCGAGACCGCGAGCACATTCGCCGGATGGACACGCTACGGCGTGGATCGCGCGGCGCGCGCCTATCTCGGATCAACGCTGGCGCGGATCGAGACATACGGCAGCTATTCGTGCCGCAACGTGGCGGGCAGCACGCGCCGCTCCGCGCATGCGCGCGCCGAGGCGATCGACGTTGCCGCCTTCGTGCTGGCCGACGGGCGGCGCATCGTGGTGGATGGCGACTGGAGCGGCGGCACGGCGGACGAACGCGAGTTCCTGCGCGTGGTGCGCGACAGCGCCTGCAAGCGTTTCGGGACCGTACTCAGCCCCGATTACGATGCCGCCCATGCCGACCATCTCCATCTGGAAGTCGGCGGCGGCAGCTTCTGTCGCTGA
- a CDS encoding SDR family NAD(P)-dependent oxidoreductase, translating into MQRFTDRTVIVTGSSSGIGEAIARRFSSEGANVVLNSRSREDLEGVAADLDEKRTLLVEGDVSSADFANGIVGKTIETFGGLDCLVNNAGTAAAGPLAEASDDDIDKVIDINVKGLLYLCRAAIPHLAKSDAPGGGTIINTSSVSGTGGDWTMPIYNASKGAVTNLTRGLAQQLGGQGIRVNAVCPSLTRTAMSEGIRDDEQLLEAFVQRIPLGRPGEPDDVAGVVAFLASEDARFVTGANIPVDGGVSASNGQPNFQAYQ; encoded by the coding sequence ATGCAGCGCTTCACCGACCGGACGGTCATCGTCACCGGCTCTTCCTCTGGCATCGGGGAGGCCATTGCCCGCCGCTTTTCGAGCGAAGGCGCGAACGTTGTCCTCAACAGCCGCAGCCGCGAGGATCTGGAGGGTGTCGCAGCCGACCTCGACGAGAAACGCACGCTGCTGGTCGAAGGCGACGTCTCCAGCGCCGATTTCGCGAACGGCATTGTCGGCAAGACGATCGAGACGTTCGGCGGGCTCGACTGCCTCGTCAACAATGCAGGCACCGCCGCAGCCGGCCCGCTTGCCGAGGCGAGCGACGACGACATCGACAAGGTCATCGACATCAACGTGAAGGGCCTCCTCTACCTATGCCGCGCCGCCATCCCGCACCTTGCCAAGAGCGATGCGCCGGGCGGCGGCACGATCATCAATACGTCGAGCGTTTCGGGCACCGGCGGCGACTGGACCATGCCGATCTACAACGCGAGCAAGGGCGCGGTGACCAACCTGACGCGCGGGCTCGCACAGCAACTGGGCGGACAGGGCATCCGCGTGAACGCGGTGTGCCCCTCGCTCACCCGGACCGCGATGAGCGAAGGCATACGCGACGACGAGCAACTGCTCGAAGCGTTCGTCCAGCGCATTCCGCTCGGTCGACCGGGCGAACCCGACGACGTGGCGGGCGTGGTCGCCTTCCTCGCCAGCGAAGACGCGCGCTTCGTGACCGGCGCGAACATTCCCGTCGATGGCGGGGTCAGTGCGTCTAACGGCCAGCCCAATTTCCAGGCCTACCAGTAG
- a CDS encoding VOC family protein, producing the protein MAKVTGLGGVFYVVKDPAATRRWYEETLGLSGEYGPQLAWADEPHEKPYSLISHFPDDQYVKPGTGGFMINLRVDDCDVMVEQLKAKGVEILGAVDEGYGKFAWLLDPDGVKIELWEQVQTPEDIAAR; encoded by the coding sequence ATGGCGAAAGTGACGGGCCTCGGCGGGGTTTTCTATGTGGTGAAGGACCCTGCGGCGACGCGGCGATGGTACGAGGAGACGCTCGGCCTGAGCGGCGAATACGGCCCCCAGCTCGCATGGGCGGATGAACCGCACGAGAAGCCCTACTCGCTCATCAGCCACTTCCCCGACGACCAGTATGTCAAGCCCGGCACGGGCGGCTTCATGATCAACCTGCGCGTCGACGATTGCGATGTCATGGTCGAACAGCTCAAGGCCAAGGGCGTCGAAATCCTCGGGGCCGTCGACGAAGGCTACGGCAAGTTCGCCTGGCTGCTCGACCCCGATGGCGTGAAAATCGAGCTGTGGGAACAGGTCCAGACGCCCGAGGATATTGCTGCGCGCTAG
- a CDS encoding metalloregulator ArsR/SmtB family transcription factor, giving the protein MNKVFDALSHPIRREVLELLKSGGMTAGELADRFPVSKPTMSGHFAKLKEAGLIHGENRKGSVVYSLNMSTLEEALHGFMGRVGIGAVPGTAQDASASTTGRDPTEGKEST; this is encoded by the coding sequence ATGAACAAGGTCTTCGATGCACTGTCGCACCCTATCCGGCGGGAAGTGCTCGAACTGCTCAAGTCGGGCGGGATGACCGCGGGCGAGCTCGCCGATCGCTTCCCGGTGTCCAAGCCGACCATGTCCGGCCACTTCGCCAAGCTGAAGGAGGCGGGACTGATCCACGGCGAGAACCGCAAGGGATCGGTGGTCTACTCGCTCAACATGTCGACGCTGGAAGAGGCGCTGCACGGTTTCATGGGCCGGGTCGGGATCGGCGCGGTGCCCGGCACCGCGCAGGATGCCTCCGCGTCGACGACCGGGCGCGACCCGACCGAAGGAAAGGAAAGCACATGA
- a CDS encoding SdpI family protein — translation MKIRSLLIVNLLVVAAMSAFALWAAGIAPEEMELPTHWNAAGEIDQTMAPLPALLMPAGLSLFVALVFAVTPMLEPLQHKLEGSAPLLRAVWIGTMALVVAIQGIIAAPIFGYSPGAGAILVLVGLLFLVTGNMLPKSRPGFFVGIRTPWTITDADNWVATHRLGGKLFMLAGITLVLVGLLDVPADLRMVAMLGGVFAAALIPIAYSWWFWRTSNRSGKGA, via the coding sequence ATGAAGATCCGATCGCTGCTGATCGTCAATCTGCTGGTCGTGGCCGCGATGTCCGCGTTCGCCCTCTGGGCTGCCGGGATCGCGCCGGAGGAAATGGAGCTTCCAACCCACTGGAATGCCGCCGGAGAGATCGACCAGACCATGGCACCGCTGCCCGCGCTGCTGATGCCGGCCGGACTCTCGCTGTTCGTCGCGCTGGTCTTCGCAGTCACGCCCATGCTCGAGCCCCTGCAGCACAAGCTGGAAGGCTCTGCTCCGCTGCTGCGCGCGGTGTGGATCGGGACGATGGCTCTCGTGGTGGCGATCCAGGGCATTATCGCCGCACCGATCTTCGGCTATTCGCCCGGCGCGGGCGCGATCCTGGTGCTGGTCGGCTTGCTGTTCCTGGTAACCGGCAACATGCTGCCCAAGTCGCGGCCCGGCTTCTTCGTCGGGATCAGGACCCCGTGGACCATCACCGATGCGGACAACTGGGTGGCGACCCACCGGCTGGGCGGCAAGCTCTTCATGCTCGCCGGGATAACGCTGGTCCTGGTCGGACTGCTCGACGTGCCCGCAGATCTGCGCATGGTCGCCATGCTGGGCGGCGTGTTCGCTGCCGCCCTGATCCCCATTGCCTATAGCTGGTGGTTCTGGCGCACCAGCAACCGGTCCGGAAAAGGAGCCTGA
- a CDS encoding alpha/beta hydrolase encodes MRKLATFAAALMLSTAAAAPLAAQQTITTTHAGLQGELAGTLEGDPAEGAPAVLIVPGSGPTDRDGNSPLGVAAQSYKLLAEALAQRGIASVRIDKRGMFASAGAIPDPNAVTVADYVDDLEAWSDTIAQRTGGHCVWLLGHSEGGLVSMAAAAKDPARYCGLLLVASPGVNTGDVIRAQLAANPANAPILPQVDEIIAKLKASENVPLGEMHPGLIPLFGPQVQGFVGSMLRLEPAELIAKHDLPVLILNGREDLQTPAADAEALAAARPDATLVLLDGVNHVLKQVPNGSRAENIASYSDPELPLAPGVAEAIADFVAAER; translated from the coding sequence ATGCGCAAGCTCGCCACATTCGCGGCTGCCCTGATGCTTTCGACAGCGGCGGCTGCTCCATTGGCCGCGCAGCAGACGATCACGACGACCCACGCCGGGTTGCAGGGCGAACTCGCCGGAACGCTCGAAGGCGACCCTGCCGAGGGTGCGCCCGCGGTCCTGATCGTCCCCGGTTCGGGTCCGACCGACCGCGACGGCAACAGCCCTCTGGGTGTCGCGGCGCAGAGCTACAAGCTGCTCGCCGAAGCGCTGGCGCAGCGCGGCATCGCATCGGTCCGGATCGACAAGCGCGGCATGTTCGCGAGCGCGGGCGCCATCCCCGATCCCAATGCCGTCACCGTTGCCGATTACGTTGACGATCTGGAGGCATGGTCCGACACCATCGCGCAGCGCACGGGCGGGCATTGCGTCTGGCTGCTCGGCCACAGCGAGGGCGGCCTAGTCTCGATGGCGGCAGCGGCGAAGGACCCTGCGCGCTATTGCGGGCTGCTGCTGGTCGCGAGCCCGGGGGTGAACACGGGCGACGTGATCCGCGCGCAGCTGGCCGCGAACCCGGCGAACGCGCCGATCTTGCCTCAGGTCGACGAGATCATCGCGAAGCTGAAGGCGAGCGAGAACGTCCCGCTGGGCGAGATGCATCCCGGCCTGATCCCGCTGTTCGGGCCCCAGGTGCAGGGCTTCGTCGGCAGCATGCTGCGTCTGGAGCCTGCCGAGCTGATCGCGAAGCACGACCTGCCGGTGCTGATCCTCAACGGGCGCGAGGACCTGCAGACCCCCGCCGCCGATGCCGAAGCATTGGCTGCGGCGCGGCCTGACGCGACGCTGGTCCTGCTCGACGGTGTGAACCACGTGCTCAAGCAGGTGCCAAATGGCAGCCGCGCCGAGAACATCGCGAGCTATTCGGACCCCGAGCTGCCGCTCGCCCCCGGCGTGGCGGAGGCGATCGCGGACTTCGTGGCGGCGGAGCGCTAG
- the putP gene encoding sodium/proline symporter PutP, protein MQTGVLISLAAYFVLMLAIGLFAWKKSTDTSEGYLLAGRGLSPGVAALSAGASDMSGWLLLGLPGALYAAGLVEAWIGIGLFVGAVVNWTVVAPRLREQTERMGNALTIPEYMANRFPSQATALRVVSAIVIVVFFMVYSAAGLVGGGKLFETAFPALLPDVGMSDYMLGIWITAGVVLAYTMVGGFLAVSLTDFVQGVIMLLALVVMPLVVMFGPGGSAGDSLTDIQPGFLSLTQGLTFIGFLSAVTWGLGYFGQPHIIVRFMAIRSVPEVATARNIGLAWMFVCLLGSLGIGLAGRAYAERNGIVVDDPETIFVVLADLLFHPLVTGFLLAALLAAIMSTISSQLLVSSSSLTEDFYRLFLRRDASEREAVNVGRVSVLLVALAAIWVASDPESEVLGLVANAWAGFGAAFGPLILLALTWPRMTGTGALAGLVVGAATVGIWISQGWNAEFMGGPGVYEIIPGFIAAMVAIVLVSLATKEEDLGRYMVAEAT, encoded by the coding sequence ATGCAGACAGGCGTCCTTATCTCACTCGCGGCCTATTTCGTCCTGATGCTGGCGATCGGGCTATTTGCTTGGAAAAAATCGACCGATACCTCGGAAGGGTATCTGCTCGCCGGGCGCGGATTGTCGCCCGGGGTGGCGGCGCTTTCCGCGGGCGCATCGGATATGTCGGGCTGGTTGCTGCTGGGCCTGCCCGGCGCGCTGTACGCCGCGGGGCTGGTCGAGGCGTGGATCGGGATCGGGCTGTTCGTCGGCGCGGTCGTCAACTGGACCGTCGTCGCCCCGCGCCTGCGCGAACAGACCGAGCGGATGGGCAACGCGCTGACCATCCCCGAATACATGGCCAACCGCTTCCCCAGCCAGGCGACCGCGCTGCGCGTCGTCTCGGCGATCGTGATCGTGGTGTTCTTCATGGTCTATTCGGCGGCCGGGCTGGTCGGCGGGGGCAAGCTGTTCGAGACCGCCTTCCCCGCGCTGCTGCCCGATGTGGGGATGAGCGACTACATGCTCGGCATCTGGATCACCGCGGGCGTGGTGCTGGCCTATACGATGGTCGGCGGGTTCCTCGCGGTCAGCCTGACCGACTTCGTGCAGGGCGTCATCATGCTGCTGGCGCTGGTCGTCATGCCGCTGGTGGTGATGTTCGGCCCCGGCGGGAGCGCTGGCGACAGCCTGACCGACATCCAGCCTGGCTTCCTCAGCCTGACGCAGGGGCTGACCTTCATAGGGTTCCTGAGCGCGGTGACCTGGGGCCTCGGCTATTTCGGGCAGCCGCACATCATCGTGCGCTTCATGGCGATCCGCTCCGTCCCCGAAGTGGCGACCGCGCGCAATATCGGGCTGGCGTGGATGTTCGTGTGCCTGCTCGGCTCGCTCGGCATCGGGCTCGCCGGCCGCGCCTATGCGGAGCGCAACGGGATCGTGGTCGACGATCCGGAGACGATCTTCGTGGTGCTGGCGGATCTGCTGTTCCACCCGCTGGTGACCGGCTTCCTGCTCGCCGCGCTGCTGGCCGCGATCATGAGCACGATCTCCTCGCAGCTGCTGGTCAGCTCCAGCTCGCTGACCGAGGATTTCTACCGCCTGTTCCTGCGCCGCGATGCGAGCGAGCGCGAGGCGGTGAACGTGGGCCGGGTGAGCGTGCTGCTGGTGGCGCTCGCCGCGATCTGGGTCGCGAGCGATCCGGAGAGCGAAGTGCTGGGTCTGGTCGCGAATGCATGGGCGGGCTTCGGCGCGGCCTTCGGACCGCTGATCCTGCTCGCGCTGACCTGGCCGCGGATGACCGGCACGGGCGCGCTGGCGGGCCTGGTCGTCGGCGCGGCGACGGTCGGTATTTGGATTTCGCAGGGATGGAACGCCGAATTCATGGGCGGCCCGGGCGTGTACGAGATCATCCCCGGCTTCATCGCGGCGATGGTTGCGATCGTCCTCGTCAGCCTCGCGACGAAGGAAGAGGATCTGGGCCGCTACATGGTCGCCGAAGCGACCTAG
- the dcm gene encoding DNA (cytosine-5-)-methyltransferase, with product MALEIDPEVAMANMSFTELRQMAGLSVEDAARELDYCPSTIYRWERGEAKPKASVYRALEVLAQFGPDPSVTDPDRDLHFRFIDLFAGIGGLRIGFQGIGGHCVFTSEWDRFAQETYRVNFRDNHKLHGDVREFAENPELIPEHDVLLGGFPCQPFSLAGVSKKNALGRPHGFMCDTQGTLFFDTAQIIAHHQPAAFVLENVKNLEGHDKGRTFATIMHVLENELGYHVQARVISSAPWVPQKRERVFIVGFREKSAFNLRELEIPAVADGPKLGSILEPHDQVDPKYTLTPRLWEYLQEYRKKHEAKGNGFGYSLFGPGDVARTLSARYHKDGSEILIAQEDKRPRRLTPLECARLMGFDRGERRWAIPVSDTQAYRQFGNAVVVPVVEFLANAMRDHLATALGATGPVKDRQTVSISRPDRKLAAIG from the coding sequence ATGGCGCTAGAAATTGACCCAGAGGTGGCCATGGCGAATATGTCTTTTACGGAATTGCGGCAGATGGCAGGCCTGTCGGTCGAGGATGCGGCGAGAGAGCTGGATTATTGCCCAAGCACGATTTATCGCTGGGAGCGAGGTGAAGCGAAGCCGAAGGCCTCCGTATATCGTGCACTGGAGGTGCTTGCGCAGTTTGGCCCAGATCCTTCCGTGACCGATCCTGACAGGGATCTGCATTTCCGGTTTATCGATCTGTTTGCCGGGATTGGTGGATTGCGCATCGGTTTCCAGGGCATTGGTGGCCATTGCGTGTTCACTTCCGAGTGGGACAGGTTCGCCCAGGAAACCTACCGTGTAAATTTTCGCGACAACCACAAGTTGCATGGTGACGTACGCGAGTTCGCTGAAAACCCCGAATTGATCCCCGAGCATGACGTGCTGCTAGGAGGGTTTCCCTGCCAGCCATTTTCGCTTGCGGGCGTTTCCAAGAAAAATGCGCTGGGTCGCCCGCATGGTTTTATGTGCGACACCCAAGGCACCCTCTTTTTCGACACCGCACAGATCATTGCCCACCACCAGCCCGCAGCTTTCGTGCTGGAAAACGTCAAGAATCTGGAGGGGCATGACAAGGGGCGCACGTTTGCGACCATCATGCATGTTCTTGAGAACGAGCTGGGCTACCATGTGCAGGCGAGGGTGATCAGTTCGGCACCCTGGGTGCCGCAAAAGCGAGAGAGGGTATTTATCGTCGGCTTTCGAGAGAAGTCGGCGTTCAACCTCAGAGAGCTGGAAATTCCGGCAGTCGCAGACGGGCCGAAGCTTGGCAGCATTCTTGAGCCCCATGATCAGGTCGATCCTAAATATACGCTCACTCCGCGCCTCTGGGAGTACCTCCAAGAGTACCGGAAGAAGCACGAAGCCAAGGGCAACGGTTTCGGCTACAGCCTTTTCGGTCCCGGCGATGTGGCAAGAACCCTGTCGGCACGTTACCATAAGGACGGCTCAGAAATTCTCATCGCACAGGAAGACAAACGGCCTCGCCGGCTGACGCCGCTCGAATGTGCACGCCTTATGGGTTTCGATCGTGGGGAGCGCCGCTGGGCAATTCCTGTTTCCGATACGCAAGCCTACCGGCAGTTCGGCAATGCAGTCGTGGTGCCTGTGGTGGAGTTTCTGGCTAACGCCATGAGAGATCATCTGGCGACCGCGTTGGGGGCGACCGGACCGGTGAAAGACCGCCAGACTGTTTCCATCTCGCGGCCTGACCGCAAGCTGGCTGCCATTGGCTGA